The Candidatus Omnitrophota bacterium DNA window GCCGAATCCTCATTTGTACGCCCTTAATAATCGAGTCCTTTCTGCTTATTCCTTTTACCCGCAGTTTGTTAATAAAAGCGACTAGGACAATAGAGTCATTAACTACGATCCCGTTTAATCCGACAATACCTAAAATTGCCAGAAAAGATAAGGGCTGTCCATGCAGTAAAAAGGCAAAGATTACGCCAATCAAACCAAAAGGCATCGCCAGCATAACGACAAAAGGCTGGATTAGTGATTTAAAGAAAGAAGCCAGGATCAAGTAAATAAGTAAAAATGCATAAAGAAAGGCCTTAAGCAGGCTTTTTAAAGACTTGATGCTTTCTTCCTGCTCTCCGCCATATTTAGCAGAATAACCGGGATATTTTGCAGAAATATCCTGGAACTTTCTTTCTACCATCTGATTGAGCTTCATCGATGTGGTTTTGGCAATATCAACATTACTGGAAACAGTCACCACCCGTTTTCCATCCAGGTGGTGAATGGTTGTGGTCCCGGAAACCTTCTTAATCGAGGACACTTTTTTTAGAGGGACCAGGCTGCCGAATTTGTTCTGAATAAGAATATTTTCAAAAACAGAAATATTTTGGGCGTCCTTTTTATCAAATCTTACAGTTACATCGGTTTCTTCTTCGGCCTTCACCGGCTTAATCTGCGTAGCAATGCCGCCTTCGAAAACAGCGCGTACTGTTTTCGCGATCTGTCTAATGTTTAAACCGGCCTGGGCGGCTTTTTCCCGGTCAACACTAACCCGTATCTCTTCCTTTCCGGGTTTGTGATCCCAGCTAACATCTGTAGCGCCATCGATCGTAGACAAATAATCCATATATTCCCGGGCTATCTCATCCAGTTGATCAAAATTTTCCCCTCTTAATTTTACCTCTACCGGCTTACCGACAGGTGGCCCGGTTTCAGGTTTATTAAACCGCAGATCAGTAAATCCCTGGACACTTTTGGTCTTCTTGCGCAGCTCGGCAATAATCTGATCCACATTCCTTTTTCGGCTTGCCTCCGGAACAAGATAAACAGTAATCTGCGCCAGATTACTGGCCTGGCCGGCAAAAGGATCATGACGGTCTTCCTGAATCTGTCCAATAGCTGTAACATAATTGTCCAGTTCTTCTTTTGGTAATTCCGCAACAGCTTCCTCTATCGGCAGCATCAGTTGGTAGGTTGTTTCTAGAGGAGTGCCTATCGGCGCCTCCCCGCGGATAAAGAAGAAATCTATGCCGGAACTGGGAAAAAGAATAAACTTTACTACGGTAACCGCTAAAATAACAGCAACCACCAAGATTATTCCAAAGAAACCTACAATCCGGTATTTTCTGCGAATTGCGGCCTCAACAATGCGCGTATAGAACCGGACCAGCTTTTTAAACCATGGCAGTTCCCTGGCAATAGCAAGAGGATTGCCCTGAGCATCTAATTTAACCTTGACAAAATCTGCCAGATGAGAAGGTAAAATAATCAGTGCTTCGCCAAGAGAGGCCACCAGGGCAACAATCAAGACAACCGGAATATCTTTAATAAACTTGCCGATAATTCCCGACATAAACAACAAAGGAGCAAAGGCCGCAATAGTGGTGAGCACAGCAGCGACCACCGCGCCCATTACCTCTTCTGTTCCTTTAACCGCGGCCAAACGCGGCGGTATACCCTTTTCTATATGCCGATAAACATTTTCGGCAACGATAATCCCGTCATCAACCAGCATTCCTAACACAATAACCAACCCGAACATACTCATTAGATTAATCGTAATGCCCATCGCGCTCATCACCATAAATGTGGCAAGAAAAGCGATCGGCACCCCCAGGAATGTAAGCCAGGCAACCCTTTTCTGTAAAAATATAAGCAAGACCCCGATCACAATAATCACCGCTACCAAGACATTGTTTTTAAGCACATTCAGCCGCCGGCGGGCATAAAAGGAATAATCATTAACATATGAAATTTCCAAGCCACCGCTTTGTTTCTGAAGATACTTTCCGCATTCTGTTCTTATTTGGTCGACTATTTCCAGTGCATCTCCGGATTCTTTTTTCAGGACAACCAGGTTGACCGAGCGCGTACCCAGTGTTTTATTAATAATATCCTCGTCTTTATAGCTGTCAACAACCCTGGCCACATCTTTGATCTTCAGCCAGTTACCTGAATCATTGGCCCGGATAATTACCTCTGCAATTTCTTCAGCGGTCAGAAACTCACCGGTAGTCCTGATGCTGTATTCAGTGTCAAAAGTATTCAGGTTACCGGCAGGTAAGCTAATATTCCGGCTAGCTAGGGCATTTTCGATCTCATCGATAGAAACATGACATTGGCTGAGCTTATCCGGGTCCACAAGGATCTGAATCTCCCTTTTTCTGTATCCGGCTTTTTGTATCCGGCCCACGCCCTTGATATCTTCAAAGATATCCTCAAGCAGATCAGCATGTTTTCGCAACTGCTGCTCGCTCATTTTGCCCGATAAGGATACTTCGATAATAGGATACTGTTTGCTGGCAATTTCGCTTACTACCGGATTTTCAACG harbors:
- a CDS encoding efflux RND transporter permease subunit, with the protein product MSLPRFSVNQSLFINLISVFVIIVGLIVLFGINKEVFPNVSFDIVTITTTYAGATPSDVEKLITIPVEKELRQIDGISEINSNSTNNISLIMAELDPDEPDKQKVIRDIQSAIDKVKNLPRDVENPVVSEIASKQYPIIEVSLSGKMSEQQLRKHADLLEDIFEDIKGVGRIQKAGYRKREIQILVDPDKLSQCHVSIDEIENALASRNISLPAGNLNTFDTEYSIRTTGEFLTAEEIAEVIIRANDSGNWLKIKDVARVVDSYKDEDIINKTLGTRSVNLVVLKKESGDALEIVDQIRTECGKYLQKQSGGLEISYVNDYSFYARRRLNVLKNNVLVAVIIVIGVLLIFLQKRVAWLTFLGVPIAFLATFMVMSAMGITINLMSMFGLVIVLGMLVDDGIIVAENVYRHIEKGIPPRLAAVKGTEEVMGAVVAAVLTTIAAFAPLLFMSGIIGKFIKDIPVVLIVALVASLGEALIILPSHLADFVKVKLDAQGNPLAIARELPWFKKLVRFYTRIVEAAIRRKYRIVGFFGIILVVAVILAVTVVKFILFPSSGIDFFFIRGEAPIGTPLETTYQLMLPIEEAVAELPKEELDNYVTAIGQIQEDRHDPFAGQASNLAQITVYLVPEASRKRNVDQIIAELRKKTKSVQGFTDLRFNKPETGPPVGKPVEVKLRGENFDQLDEIAREYMDYLSTIDGATDVSWDHKPGKEEIRVSVDREKAAQAGLNIRQIAKTVRAVFEGGIATQIKPVKAEEETDVTVRFDKKDAQNISVFENILIQNKFGSLVPLKKVSSIKKVSGTTTIHHLDGKRVVTVSSNVDIAKTTSMKLNQMVERKFQDISAKYPGYSAKYGGEQEESIKSLKSLLKAFLYAFLLIYLILASFFKSLIQPFVVMLAMPFGLIGVIFAFLLHGQPLSFLAILGIVGLNGIVVNDSIVLVAFINKLRVKGISRKDSIIKGVQMRIRPVVLTTITTVGGLSTVAYGIGGKDPFLVPMALAICWGLLFATFLTLIIIPCIYSILDDVALKITHHSSIIRSVKLANGEGERR